A single Pantoea rwandensis DNA region contains:
- a CDS encoding transketolase family protein — MSSITTEKKPRLTTSAMIASIAAEGQATVAAPFGHALVKAAATRPSIVGLTADLSKYTDLHIFAQAHPERHFQMGMAEQLLMGAAGGMAKEGMTPFATTYAVFATRRAYDFMHQVIAEEQLNVKICAALPGLTTGYGPSHQATEDIALMRGIPGMTIVDPCDALDTEQAVAAIADHQGPVYMRLLRGKVPLVLNEYDYQFELGKAKLLRDGRDVLLISSGIMTMRALETAKALAADNVDVAVLHVPTIKPLDTETIITQCRRAGRLVVVVENHSVVGGLGEAVATTLMHAQVMPVFRQIGLPDQFLAAGALPTLHDRYGISTEAMVSAIRVWLA, encoded by the coding sequence ATGAGCAGCATCACCACAGAGAAAAAGCCACGCCTGACAACGTCGGCGATGATTGCCTCCATTGCCGCAGAAGGACAAGCCACGGTTGCTGCGCCCTTTGGTCATGCGCTGGTCAAAGCTGCTGCGACCCGGCCGTCGATCGTTGGGTTGACTGCCGACCTGTCAAAATACACCGATTTGCATATCTTCGCCCAGGCCCATCCGGAACGTCATTTCCAGATGGGCATGGCGGAGCAGCTGTTGATGGGCGCAGCCGGTGGCATGGCGAAGGAGGGCATGACGCCATTTGCTACCACCTATGCGGTGTTTGCCACGCGTCGTGCCTACGACTTTATGCATCAGGTGATCGCGGAAGAGCAGCTGAATGTGAAAATCTGCGCTGCGCTGCCGGGGTTAACCACCGGCTACGGCCCAAGCCATCAGGCCACTGAAGATATCGCGCTGATGCGGGGTATTCCGGGCATGACCATTGTTGATCCTTGTGATGCGCTGGATACGGAACAAGCCGTTGCCGCAATAGCCGATCATCAGGGGCCGGTTTATATGCGTCTGTTGCGCGGTAAGGTGCCGCTGGTGCTGAACGAATACGATTATCAATTCGAACTGGGCAAAGCCAAATTGCTGCGTGATGGCCGTGATGTGCTGCTGATTTCCAGTGGGATTATGACAATGCGCGCACTGGAGACAGCAAAAGCGCTGGCAGCCGATAACGTCGATGTTGCGGTATTGCACGTGCCGACCATTAAGCCTCTGGACACTGAAACCATCATCACCCAGTGCCGGCGTGCCGGGCGTTTAGTGGTAGTGGTTGAGAACCATAGCGTGGTCGGCGGTTTAGGTGAGGCGGTGGCGACCACGTTAATGCATGCGCAGGTCATGCCCGTGTTTCGTCAAATCGGCTTGCCAGATCAATTCCTGGCTGCGGGCGCGCTGCCCACTTTGCACGACCGCTACGGCATTTCCACAGAAGCGATGGTCAGCGCGATTCGCGTCTGGCTGGCATAA
- a CDS encoding NAD(P)-dependent oxidoreductase, producing the protein MKVIFVGTGAIGVPMACQIQRAGHAVIGVDVFEASRQRAQAQGIEAVSRIAEAPEADVVVVMVATPQQLQALVAEALPQVAGQHWVIMSTVGPQAVREAASSLIAAGAQVVDAPVTGGTARASTGELVIFASGAPAAIALVEPVLKAMGSVSIVGDEVGEGQGIKVINQHLCSVHIVAAAEALNLAQSLGLAPAQVLKLVERGAAGSWMLSDRGPRMLEGTDVSVSSAINIFVKDSGLVAEAATACHAEVPLLQVAHARYLAAAEAGLGQRDDSRVIETWSKPAN; encoded by the coding sequence ATGAAGGTGATATTTGTCGGCACCGGGGCAATTGGCGTTCCTATGGCTTGCCAGATTCAGCGTGCAGGGCATGCGGTAATCGGAGTGGATGTGTTTGAAGCGTCGCGTCAGCGTGCTCAGGCGCAGGGGATTGAAGCGGTGAGTCGCATTGCAGAAGCACCTGAAGCGGATGTGGTAGTGGTGATGGTCGCCACGCCACAGCAGCTGCAGGCGCTGGTGGCGGAAGCGCTGCCGCAGGTGGCTGGTCAGCACTGGGTCATCATGTCCACTGTCGGGCCGCAAGCGGTGCGTGAGGCGGCTTCTTCACTGATTGCTGCCGGTGCGCAGGTCGTGGATGCACCGGTCACGGGCGGAACCGCCCGCGCCAGCACCGGTGAGTTAGTGATTTTTGCTTCCGGCGCACCTGCCGCCATTGCCCTTGTTGAGCCGGTACTCAAAGCCATGGGATCGGTGTCGATCGTGGGTGATGAGGTTGGCGAGGGGCAGGGGATCAAAGTGATCAATCAGCACCTTTGCTCGGTGCATATTGTGGCAGCCGCGGAGGCGCTAAATCTCGCACAGTCGCTGGGGTTAGCTCCCGCTCAGGTATTGAAACTGGTCGAGCGCGGCGCGGCGGGATCGTGGATGTTGTCAGATCGTGGTCCGCGCATGCTGGAGGGGACTGATGTCTCGGTCTCCAGCGCCATCAATATCTTTGTCAAAGATAGCGGGTTAGTGGCAGAGGCGGCGACCGCCTGCCACGCTGAGGTTCCGCTGTTACAGGTCGCTCATGCTCGTTATCTGGCGGCAGCAGAAGCCGGATTGGGGCAACGTGATGACAGCAGAGTGATTGAGACCTGGAGCAAACCTGCAAATTAA
- a CDS encoding MFS transporter, with amino-acid sequence MNTTSVPANTRDNAAKVSFASMIGSAVESYDFFIYGTAAAAWFGKIFFHTQEPIVGILAAFATLAVGFLMRPFGGYLAGHFGDRYGRKTVLFWSLLAMGGATVLIGALPTYEQAGVLAPILLILLRMIQGIGFGAEWGGAVLMAFEHAPVKKRGFYGAVPQLGIPLGLLLANGSFLLSAALFEGDWVWRMPFLISFVMVAIGIFIRMQVAESPEFEKAKADKQIVLQPALEVIRRDWRTIVKIMGLRLAETGGYYITTSFMLSYVVLAEITDTRHVLWGTLIGSALGLGSHLLYGALSDKVGRRPIFLIGAIFTILFGIPMFMLINTGAVMMVIVAVALSLLFSHDPIFAVESSWFSEQFPANVRSSGISLGYNGASVVAGLLPFIATGVYGMVGWIGPAVMFSLLGVISTWVAFNTRETAPVKVGEPSLPASSTSTAPTV; translated from the coding sequence ATGAACACGACTTCTGTACCTGCAAACACCCGCGACAATGCGGCGAAAGTCTCTTTCGCCTCAATGATTGGCTCAGCGGTGGAGAGCTATGATTTCTTTATCTATGGCACCGCCGCTGCAGCCTGGTTCGGTAAGATCTTTTTCCACACGCAAGAGCCCATCGTCGGCATTCTGGCGGCATTCGCCACCTTAGCGGTCGGCTTCCTGATGCGCCCGTTTGGTGGTTACCTCGCCGGCCATTTCGGCGATCGCTATGGCCGAAAAACCGTACTGTTCTGGTCATTACTGGCAATGGGCGGTGCCACCGTACTGATCGGTGCGTTGCCAACCTATGAGCAGGCTGGCGTGCTGGCACCGATCTTGTTGATCTTATTACGCATGATCCAGGGGATCGGATTCGGTGCCGAGTGGGGCGGCGCGGTGTTAATGGCATTTGAGCATGCGCCCGTGAAAAAGCGCGGTTTCTATGGCGCGGTGCCGCAGCTCGGGATCCCGCTCGGCCTGCTGCTGGCGAATGGCTCTTTCCTGCTCTCTGCGGCACTGTTTGAAGGTGATTGGGTTTGGCGCATGCCGTTCCTGATCTCTTTTGTGATGGTGGCCATCGGCATCTTTATTCGAATGCAAGTCGCGGAATCGCCGGAATTCGAGAAAGCCAAAGCAGATAAGCAGATTGTGCTACAACCCGCGCTGGAGGTCATTCGTCGCGACTGGCGTACCATCGTCAAAATTATGGGGCTACGCCTGGCGGAGACGGGTGGCTACTACATCACCACCAGTTTTATGTTGTCCTATGTGGTGCTGGCGGAAATCACAGATACGCGCCATGTGTTATGGGGCACGCTGATTGGTTCAGCGCTGGGGCTCGGCAGCCATCTGCTGTATGGCGCGCTAAGTGATAAGGTGGGACGTCGCCCAATATTCCTGATTGGCGCCATCTTCACCATTCTGTTTGGCATCCCCATGTTTATGCTGATCAATACCGGTGCAGTGATGATGGTGATTGTCGCTGTCGCCCTGTCCCTGCTCTTCAGCCATGACCCGATATTTGCCGTAGAGTCGAGTTGGTTCTCCGAACAGTTTCCGGCCAACGTCCGTTCCTCGGGGATTTCATTGGGCTACAACGGCGCTTCCGTGGTGGCGGGGCTGTTACCGTTCATCGCAACAGGCGTGTATGGCATGGTCGGCTGGATCGGACCGGCGGTGATGTTCTCGTTACTGGGCGTCATTTCAACCTGGGTCGCCTTCAACACACGGGAAACCGCGCCGGTGAAAGTGGGCGAGCCCTCTCTGCCGGCTTCATCAACCTCAACAGCCCCGACGGTGTGA
- the traF gene encoding conjugal transfer protein TraF: MVKTLFRHKKVAYLVGLNAVFLSSSALAAGTWYDARNDAMGGTGVASSTWSSAVLANPALMTKAKPEDNVSVIFPSAGVQVTDKDKLINKVDDITDSVDRYKQLIDDFDFADYLRGYPELKAAAGDMANQLQDLKGNKANGTAGVAFAVTVPNDTLPFAFITKAYGTAHVRANVVDSDITYLRGVADGSITPRPGDQDNLRSSGNGLAALVTDYGVSVAHEFDVAGHPVSVGVTPKLQKTWLYNYTASIYNFDKSDINNSQYRSSDTGFNIDAGIATDFGEHWTLGVTGQNLISRDIDTKTVEGYRDTYQIRPLVTSGLAWNYGAFTLAGDVDLTQTKRFKSEESSQYAGVGAEYRVLDWLALRAGYRADMKSNDANVFTAGLGVSPFNNTVHLDLAGSVGDDNTWGGMLQLGFNF, translated from the coding sequence ATGGTGAAGACATTATTCAGGCACAAAAAAGTAGCTTATCTTGTTGGTTTGAATGCAGTATTTCTTTCTTCTTCAGCTCTGGCAGCAGGTACATGGTATGACGCGCGTAACGATGCCATGGGTGGCACCGGCGTCGCTTCGTCAACCTGGAGTTCAGCGGTGCTGGCTAACCCGGCATTGATGACCAAAGCCAAACCTGAAGATAACGTCAGCGTCATATTCCCTTCAGCCGGTGTACAGGTTACCGACAAAGACAAATTAATTAACAAAGTTGATGACATCACGGACAGTGTTGATCGTTATAAACAACTGATAGATGATTTCGATTTTGCTGATTATCTCAGAGGTTACCCGGAGCTGAAGGCTGCGGCAGGCGATATGGCCAATCAGCTTCAAGATTTGAAAGGTAATAAAGCTAACGGCACTGCGGGAGTCGCTTTTGCCGTCACTGTTCCAAACGATACGCTGCCCTTTGCCTTTATTACTAAAGCCTACGGCACGGCACATGTGCGCGCCAATGTGGTTGATAGCGACATCACCTATCTGCGTGGTGTCGCGGATGGGAGCATCACGCCAAGGCCGGGCGATCAGGATAACCTGCGTTCGAGCGGCAATGGCCTTGCGGCGTTAGTCACCGATTATGGCGTCTCCGTTGCACATGAATTTGATGTCGCTGGCCATCCGGTTTCTGTGGGCGTGACACCAAAGCTGCAAAAAACCTGGCTGTATAACTACACCGCCAGTATTTATAACTTTGATAAAAGTGATATCAACAACAGCCAATACCGCAGTTCCGATACCGGCTTCAACATTGATGCAGGCATCGCGACCGACTTTGGTGAGCATTGGACGTTGGGTGTGACAGGGCAGAACCTGATCTCACGCGACATCGACACCAAAACAGTGGAAGGCTACCGCGATACCTATCAAATCCGTCCGCTGGTCACGTCAGGTCTGGCCTGGAACTACGGCGCGTTCACCCTGGCAGGCGATGTTGATTTGACGCAAACCAAACGTTTCAAATCGGAAGAAAGCAGCCAATATGCGGGAGTGGGTGCCGAGTATCGCGTGCTGGATTGGTTAGCATTGCGCGCGGGTTATCGTGCGGATATGAAATCAAATGATGCCAATGTGTTTACCGCAGGTCTGGGCGTTTCACCGTTTAACAACACGGTGCATCTGGATCTTGCTGGTTCAGTGGGTGACGATAATACCTGGGGCGGCATGCTGCAGCTCGGATTTAACTTCTAA
- a CDS encoding LysR substrate-binding domain-containing protein translates to MTLLKKAPLSLLRAFEAAGRTGAFTTAAQELDLSPSAISHAIRKLEETLDTRLFQRSTREIMLTKEGAILLEHIQRGFDEMQRGLSLVTADESRPLRLHTAPSFAHQWLLPRLGSFIAAHPHIDLRLSASTEYARFEQDDYDLDIVYGEPRPSPYEKIPLAVEELTPLCSPEIAARIRCPEDLYHQSLIQCDVQLYQWKGWFEANHLTPPRHYGLRFDRSFMAIAAAVDGLGVVLESKLLAERELASGRLVCPLIETTQEIHYIGHYLVFPRHQHRHFALDSFKDWLLSQLNLAQLR, encoded by the coding sequence ATGACATTATTAAAAAAAGCCCCACTTTCGCTGTTGCGCGCGTTTGAAGCCGCAGGCCGTACAGGAGCATTTACCACCGCAGCGCAAGAGTTAGATTTGTCGCCTAGCGCCATTAGTCATGCGATTCGTAAGCTGGAGGAGACGCTCGACACGCGCCTGTTTCAGCGCAGTACGCGCGAAATCATGCTAACCAAAGAAGGGGCAATCTTGCTGGAACACATCCAGCGGGGATTTGATGAGATGCAGCGTGGGCTTTCGCTCGTCACCGCTGATGAATCGCGACCACTGCGTCTGCACACCGCGCCAAGCTTTGCCCATCAGTGGCTATTACCCCGTCTCGGAAGCTTTATTGCCGCGCATCCACATATTGATCTGCGTCTTTCAGCCAGCACCGAATATGCGCGCTTTGAGCAGGATGACTATGATTTAGATATTGTTTATGGCGAGCCGCGCCCCTCGCCTTACGAGAAAATCCCGCTGGCCGTGGAGGAGTTAACACCGCTTTGCTCACCAGAGATTGCCGCACGCATTCGCTGCCCGGAGGATCTCTATCACCAATCGTTGATTCAGTGCGATGTGCAACTCTACCAATGGAAGGGCTGGTTTGAAGCCAATCACCTGACGCCCCCGCGCCATTATGGTTTGCGCTTTGACCGCAGTTTTATGGCGATTGCCGCTGCCGTTGATGGTCTGGGGGTGGTGCTGGAATCCAAATTATTAGCAGAACGAGAGCTTGCCAGTGGGCGCTTAGTTTGTCCGCTGATTGAGACCACCCAGGAGATTCACTATATCGGCCATTACCTGGTGTTCCCACGGCATCAGCATCGCCACTTCGCGTTAGATAGCTTTAAAGATTGGCTACTTTCCCAGTTGAATCTGGCACAGCTTCGCTGA
- the dusA gene encoding tRNA dihydrouridine(20/20a) synthase DusA translates to MTDTFSSQRFSIAPMLDWTDRHCRYFHRKLSGDTLLYTEMVTTGAIIHGKGDYLAYSEEEHPLALQLGGSDPAALAQCAKLAEARGYDEINLNVGCPSDRVQNGRFGACLMADAALVADCIKAMRDVVSIPVTVKTRIGIDEQDSYAFLCDFIGTVANKGNCDTFIIHARKAWLSGLSPKENREIPPLDYPRVYQLKRDFPALTMAINGGIKTLEEAKVHLQHMDGVMMGREAYQNPGILAQVDRELFGRDTPSVDPVAVVRAMYPYIEAELSKGTYLGHVTRHMLGLFQGIPGARQWRRYLSENAHKPGADVRVLEAALSLVADKIPQEA, encoded by the coding sequence ATGACCGATACTTTCTCTTCGCAACGTTTTTCTATCGCTCCGATGCTGGACTGGACCGATCGCCACTGCCGTTATTTTCACCGTAAGCTGAGCGGCGATACGCTGCTGTATACCGAAATGGTGACCACGGGCGCCATCATTCACGGCAAAGGCGATTACCTGGCTTACAGCGAAGAGGAGCATCCGCTGGCGCTGCAGTTGGGCGGTAGCGATCCGGCAGCTCTGGCGCAATGTGCGAAGCTGGCGGAAGCGCGCGGTTACGACGAGATTAACCTTAACGTCGGTTGCCCATCCGATCGCGTGCAGAATGGGCGCTTTGGTGCCTGTCTGATGGCTGACGCCGCGCTGGTCGCAGATTGCATTAAAGCGATGCGCGATGTGGTCAGTATTCCGGTGACGGTGAAAACCCGTATCGGAATTGATGAGCAGGACAGCTACGCATTTCTGTGTGATTTCATTGGTACGGTGGCCAATAAGGGCAACTGCGATACCTTTATTATCCATGCGCGTAAGGCATGGCTTTCTGGTTTAAGCCCGAAAGAGAACCGTGAGATTCCGCCGCTGGATTATCCGCGTGTCTATCAGCTGAAGCGTGATTTTCCGGCGCTGACCATGGCGATTAACGGCGGCATCAAGACGCTGGAAGAGGCGAAAGTGCATTTGCAGCATATGGATGGCGTGATGATGGGGCGCGAAGCGTATCAAAATCCCGGCATTCTGGCACAGGTCGATCGTGAACTGTTTGGTCGTGATACGCCGTCTGTCGATCCGGTCGCAGTGGTTCGTGCGATGTATCCGTACATCGAAGCGGAGCTGAGCAAAGGCACCTATCTGGGACACGTTACACGCCATATGCTGGGCCTGTTCCAGGGCATTCCTGGCGCGCGCCAGTGGCGTCGTTATTTAAGTGAGAATGCCCATAAGCCGGGTGCCGATGTACGAGTGCTGGAAGCGGCACTGTCGCTGGTCGCGGATAAGATTCCACAGGAAGCCTGA
- the zur gene encoding zinc uptake transcriptional repressor Zur, whose amino-acid sequence MSNLTPAQLLTQAESLCLDRGVRLTTQRAEVLRLMAEQNGSISAYDLLDQLRISEPQAKPPTIYRALDFLLEQGFIHRVESNNSYVVCHHFDEPAHTSVMLVCDGCAAVSEKHAHGVEKIISGLADQAGFSLRHTVIEAHGLCENCAEVAACNHHDSCDHDHEIDTKKRVRKG is encoded by the coding sequence ATGTCAAACCTCACGCCCGCACAACTGCTTACTCAGGCAGAATCCCTTTGCCTTGACCGCGGCGTGCGCCTGACCACTCAACGCGCTGAAGTGCTGCGTTTAATGGCTGAGCAGAATGGTTCGATCAGTGCTTATGATCTGCTGGATCAACTCCGCATCAGCGAGCCACAGGCTAAACCTCCGACCATTTACCGCGCGTTGGATTTTCTGTTGGAGCAGGGTTTTATTCATCGTGTTGAATCGAATAACAGCTATGTGGTTTGCCACCATTTCGACGAGCCTGCGCATACTTCGGTGATGCTGGTGTGTGATGGTTGTGCGGCAGTCAGTGAAAAACACGCACACGGCGTAGAAAAGATTATTTCGGGATTGGCCGATCAGGCCGGATTCTCACTGCGCCACACGGTTATTGAAGCCCATGGTTTGTGCGAGAACTGCGCAGAAGTCGCAGCGTGCAATCATCACGATAGCTGCGATCACGATCATGAGATTGATACGAAAAAGAGAGTGAGAAAAGGGTGA
- a CDS encoding transketolase: MTTLAEPELSLTQRLSQHAYRIRRYALQMGEVQGQGYIGQALGLADMLAVAWCHAMNYRADEPEWEGRDRFLLSHGHYAIALYAALIEAGVIPVEELETYGSDDSRLPMSGMATYTPGMEISGGSLGQGLTIGVGMALALRHKGNPAFVYNSMSDGELDEGATWEAAMGAAHHQLSNLIVMVDINQQQADGPSGKVMGFEPLADKWQAFGWHVQRVDGNDIAAVKQAFDRARALNEPKPRVILLDTLMGKGVPFLEAREKNHFIRVDADEWQQAIAILDQAQEATQ, from the coding sequence ATGACGACTCTTGCAGAACCGGAATTGAGCCTTACACAGCGGCTGTCACAGCACGCTTATCGTATTCGTCGCTACGCGTTGCAAATGGGCGAAGTACAGGGGCAAGGCTATATCGGCCAGGCTCTGGGACTGGCTGATATGCTGGCTGTTGCATGGTGCCATGCGATGAATTACCGCGCGGATGAACCTGAATGGGAAGGCCGCGATCGTTTCCTGCTGTCCCACGGCCACTATGCGATTGCACTATATGCGGCGCTGATTGAAGCGGGCGTGATTCCTGTGGAGGAGTTGGAAACGTATGGATCTGATGATAGTCGCTTACCGATGTCGGGCATGGCTACCTACACGCCAGGCATGGAAATTTCAGGTGGATCGCTCGGACAGGGGCTGACGATTGGTGTCGGTATGGCATTGGCATTGCGTCATAAAGGAAATCCGGCTTTTGTTTACAACTCGATGTCTGATGGCGAACTGGATGAAGGGGCAACCTGGGAAGCGGCGATGGGAGCGGCACATCATCAACTGAGTAATTTGATCGTCATGGTGGATATCAACCAGCAGCAGGCAGATGGCCCCTCTGGCAAGGTCATGGGGTTTGAACCGCTGGCAGATAAGTGGCAGGCGTTTGGCTGGCATGTGCAGCGTGTGGATGGCAATGACATTGCTGCTGTGAAGCAGGCATTTGATCGGGCACGCGCGTTAAACGAACCCAAGCCGCGCGTCATTCTGCTGGACACGCTAATGGGTAAAGGCGTGCCATTCCTGGAAGCGCGTGAAAAGAATCATTTTATTCGTGTGGATGCTGACGAGTGGCAACAGGCCATCGCCATCCTCGATCAGGCTCAGGAGGCCACGCAATGA
- a CDS encoding CsbD family protein, whose amino-acid sequence MNKDEASGNWKQFKGKMKEKWGKLTDDDMTVIEGKRDQLVGKIQERYGYAKDQAESEVKDWESHNKDYRW is encoded by the coding sequence ATGAACAAAGACGAAGCGAGCGGTAACTGGAAGCAGTTTAAAGGGAAAATGAAAGAGAAGTGGGGCAAGCTGACGGATGACGATATGACGGTCATCGAAGGTAAACGCGATCAGCTTGTGGGTAAAATTCAGGAACGCTACGGCTATGCGAAAGACCAGGCCGAAAGTGAAGTGAAAGACTGGGAAAGTCACAATAAAGATTACCGCTGGTAA